The following proteins are encoded in a genomic region of Hydra vulgaris chromosome 05, alternate assembly HydraT2T_AEP:
- the LOC136080469 gene encoding MRN complex-interacting protein-like, whose amino-acid sequence MTQEFQVLQCYKCNTFQVNQVKKSTNKWRCKICDEKQSVRVVHFVGIAKDCRQHCQELNLKKGNDLEKKSLTNLHHLAESVCLCNNDCSIFPCDNVESLLGSSDQLNSTSNRWLKFCTNSLENEGSDDEDLNQFNVQMRKSSNKKRKLNIKKSYICDEKFQKANDEYKEYENKKFKIVRNLNLKENAKKDDQSITELNLESKSHVLSGTNLKLKSVSQNKQQETTIKSETSKWSRYVSS is encoded by the exons atgacaCAAGAATTTCAAGTATTGCAATGTTACAAATGCAACACATTTCAAGTAAATCAg GTTAAAAAAAGCACAAATAAGTGGCGATGTAAAATTTGCGATGAAAAGCAATCAGTCAGAGTTGTTCACTTTGTTGGGATAGCAAAAGATTGTCGTCAACACTGTCAAGagctcaatttaaaaaaaggaaatgatCTTGAGAAGAAGAGTCTTACTAATCTTCATCATCTTGCTGAATCTGTTTGTTTATGTAACAATGACTGTAGTATTTTTCCGTGTGACAATGTTGAAAGTTTATTAGGCTCTAGTGATCAACTCAACAGCACATCTAACAGATGGCTAAAGTTTTGCACTAATTCATTAGAAAACGAAg gaTCGGATGACGAggatttaaatcaatttaatgtACAGATGAGGAAGTCGtcgaataaaaaaagaaaattgaacataaaaaagagttatatttgtgatgaaaaatttcaaaaagcaaaTGATGAATATAAGGAgtacgaaaataaaaaatttaaaattgttcgtaatttaaacttaaaagaaaatgcaaaaaaagacGATCAAAGCATAACTGAACTAAATTTGGAAAGTAAATCACACGTTTTATCTGgtacaaatttaaaactaaagagCGTATCTCAAAATAAGCAACAGGAAACTACAATTAAAAGTGAAACTTCAAAATGGTCCCGTTATGTTTCTTCATAA